From a region of the Drosophila ananassae strain 14024-0371.13 chromosome XL, ASM1763931v2, whole genome shotgun sequence genome:
- the LOC123257519 gene encoding S-antigen protein — MRTLVLVALVAIVAVASAQGPGGPGGWGGPGGWGGPRGGRGGRGPGGPGGPGGPGGPPRGPGGPGGFGGPGGGPGGPGGPGGPGGPGGPGGPGGPGGPGPWGPPCNSTTSTTTEAATSSSSSSSSSSSSSSSSSSTSTTEATTSSSTESSG; from the coding sequence ATGCGCACCCTTGTCCTAGTTGCTCTTGTTGCCATCGTTGCTGTGGCCTCGGCCCAGGGCCCTGGAGGTCCTGGCGGTTGGGGCGGTCCCGGCGGCTGGGGCGGTCCCCGTGGCGGTCGCGGTGGTCGCGGTCCAGGTGGCCCCGGCGGTCCCGGTGGTCCGGGCGGTCCGCCACGTGGACCCGGTGGTCCTGGCGGCTTTGGCGGACCAGGCGGTGGTCCAGGAGGTCCAGGTGGTCCAGGCGGTCCGGGTGGCCCAGGCGGTCCGGGAGGTCCAGGCGGTCCAGGTGGCCCAGGACCATGGGGACCACCATGCAacagcaccaccagcaccaccaccgaGGCAGCCACATCCTCCTcatccagctccagctccagttccagctccagctcaaGCTCCAGTTCCACATCCACCACCGAAGCCACCACCTCCAGCTCCACAGAGTCTTCTGGTTAA
- the LOC6503617 gene encoding protein misato produces MAHTREILSLQLGTYANYVGAHFWNQQEANFCYGDGDGDDQVAEEHLLHNDILYREGLNSHNRTTYTPRLVSVDLAGTLAHLPLGGELYGNFVQRDEELLPFGTGEDLNKTRQRVEESGVAPTSQLELQEEPPTQLSEYQRDLMKNSVVPDKDYQLAETVRSWPDFLYARYHPRSLNVLPGLARSPVHQTISTYSAGAALWEEASFNEELTDRIRLYIEECDGLQGFHLLFDIDDGFGGLAGKCLEHLNDEYGRASFVVPLHYPRATSYPQADSRLSHSIRVANTILSYHNLSEQATMFTPLSTLETIWRNTNLKSRTLSGLQWQPDNLYQTSGLLAAFLDTATLGYRLRNTPESLMRFCDRVTPSGRKMTAAGLALPLGVGEGQDLIEFLDQSGDHALLTQLSPGCEPGTSYVVQSVTARGIPLERLKRPREKAGDQMRMAAYGCDSVSQMLQLYYQCSYHGSVTNAASTPLPLKSQLPFPYEIFGAGMNSSGFRLPGEAEREPGLRVDSVPALAAIQNSTQLGEHLDNLHAQTHRIQLAKLLAYNNCSLERDEYETALDQLLEFRDLYADSQYL; encoded by the exons aTGGCCCACACGCGCGAGATTCTGTCTCTCCAGCTCGGCACCTACGCCAACTATGTGGGCGCCCACTTCTGGAACCAGCAG GAGGCAAACTTTTGCTacggcgacggcgacggagACGACCAGGTGGCCGAGGAGCATCTGCTACACAATGACATCCTCTACCGGGAGGGCTTGAACAGCCACAATCGCACCACCTACACCCCGCGGTTGGTGTCTGTGGATCTGGCCGGGACTCTGGCGCATCTGCCGCTCGGCGGCGAGCTTTACGGCAACTTTGTGCAGCGGGATGAGGAGCTGCTGCCGTTTGGAACGGGCGAAGATCTGAACAAAACGCGACAGCGGGTGGAGGAGAGCGGAGTGGCCCCCACGAGCCAACTGGAGCTGCAAGAGGAGCCGCCCACGCAACTGTCCGAGTACCAGCGGGATCTCATGAAGAATTCGGTGGTCCCGGATAAGGATTACCAGCTGGCGGAGACTGTGCGTAGTTGGCCGGACTTCCTGTATGCAAGGTACCATCCGCGCAGCCTGAATGTATTGCCGGGACTGGCCAGGAGTCCGGTTCATCAGACCATAAGCACATATTCCGCTGGAGCGGCCTTGTGGGAGGAAGCCTCCTTCAACGAGGAGCTCACAGACCGCATACGCCTGTATATCGAGGAGTGTGACGGCTTGCAGGGATTCCATTTGCTATTCGATATTGACGATGGCTTTGGAGGGTTGGCGGGCAAGTGTCTGGAGCACCTGAACGATGAATACGGCAGGGCGAGCTTCGTTGTGCCCCTCCACTATCCCAGAGCCACCTCCTACCCACAAGCAG ATTCCCGTCTGTCGCACTCCATCCGCGTGGCGAACACCATCCTGAGCTACCACAATCTCAGCGAGCAGGCCACCATGTTCACGCCGCTCTCCACGCTGGAAACAATTTGGCGCAACACGAACCTCAAGTCCAGGACCCTCTCCGGTCTCCAGTGGCAGCCGGATAATCTGTACCAGACGTCGGGCTTGCTGGCCGCCTTCCTGGACACGGCCACTTTGGGCTACCGGCTGCGGAATACTCCAGAATCTCTGATGCGTTTCTGCGACCGGGTCACGCCCTCGGGCAGGAAGATGACAGCCGCCGGACTGGCCCTGCCTCTGGGAGTGGGCGAGGGTCAAGACCTAATCGAGTTCCTGGACCAAAGCGGCGACCATGCCCTGCTCACCCAACTGAGCCCAGGCTGTGAGCCAGGCACCTCGTACGTAGTCCAGTCCGTGACGGCGCGAGGTATTCCTTTGGAGCGTCTGAAGCGGCCCAGGGAGAAGGCCGGCGACCAGATGCGCATGGCCGCCTACGGATGCGACAGTGTCTCCCAGATGCTGCAGCTCTACTACCAGTGCAGCTACCACGGCAGCGTCACCAATGCAGCCTCCACACCACTGCCCCTGAAGTCGCAACTGCCCTTCCCGTATGAGATATTCGGAGCCGGCATGAACTCCAGTGGCTTCCGGCTGCCTGGCGAGGCGGAACGAGAGCCTGGCCTGCGGGTGGACTCTGTCCCGGCCCTGGCTGCTATCCAGAACTCCACGCAGCTGGGCGAGCACCTGGACAATCTGCACGCCCAGACGCATCGCATTCAGCTGGCCAAGCTGCTGGCCTACAACAATTGCAGCCTGGAGCGGGATGAGTACGAGACGGCACTGGATCAGCTGCTAGAGTTCCGGGATCTCTATGCAGACTCACAGTATCTGTAG
- the LOC6503616 gene encoding mpv17-like protein — MALRAYVAESINVAAIMGVGDGIAQFLIEKRSLSDWDVGRTARFSALGFVVVGPVLRTWFTFMESRVSKKHTPMRRGLTKMVMDQGLFAPVFTLAMSYMVPKINGEEEEKIRNRIRDTYFTILSRNYMLWPMAQFINFSFVPLQYQVIYVQCIALLWNSYLSMMLNK; from the coding sequence ATGGCTCTACGGGCGTACGTCGCGGAAAGCATCAATGTGGCAGCCATAATGGGTGTGGGCGATGGCATCGCCCAGTTTCTGATCGAGAAGAGGTCACTGAGCGACTGGGATGTGGGACGGACGGCGAGATTCAGTGCCTTGGGCTTTGTGGTGGTTGGACCGGTACTGAGGACGTGGTTCACGTTCATGGAGTCGAGAGTCTCGAAGAAGCACACACCGATGCGTCGCGGCCTTACCAAAATGGTGATGGATCAGGGCTTGTTCGCGCCAGTCTTCACGCTGGCCATGTCCTATATGGTGCCCAAGATAAACGGCGAAGAGGAGGAGAAAATACGGAACAGAATCCGAGACACGTACTTCACCATACTAAGCAGGAACTACATGCTATGGCCGATGGCGCAATTCATCAACTTCTCGTTCGTGCCCCTCCAATACCAGGTGATCTATGTCCAGTGCATAGCCCTGTTGTGGAACAGCTACCTCTCGATGATGCTCAACAAGTAG
- the LOC6503615 gene encoding uncharacterized protein LOC6503615, with protein MEKIDKKNARRLAKEMRREFLEENECVELEPDSERTCCGTTIQEFDAHTHDAWLLQCPKGLDPEQLVGKKIKLPGRRYVGDLQVRASNYSEPLNEAVGYVSSKGKYALRSIPLSGYVVVSKRLNAQEPSEDDSGATFPLPLPPLKYKLPVRHPFFGTDYKKRIEVPEVITQNLGKADKKSLETSSRLRRTANFYTIRRKMLTNSQTLQEKELDVRQSVLTGLTPSFMKTPANPASYMDAVDEVAIKVEPVDSEETPAKKRKKAKSNGHVEEIKIKEEPVSPKKKQKRKANGEVVTNGSATVLEEISIKEEPVDSPPKKRKKRKEQEAN; from the coding sequence ATGGAAAAGATTGACAAGAAGAATGCCCGGAGACTGGCTAAGGAGATGCGCCGGGAGTTCCTCGAGGAGAATGAGTGCGTAGAACTGGAGCCTGACTCTGAAAGGACCTGTTGCGGCACCACCATCCAGGAATTCGATGCCCACACCCACGATGCCTGGCTGCTCCAGTGCCCCAAAGGACTGGATCCAGAGCAGCTGGTCGGCAAGAAGATTAAGCTGCCCGGGCGCCGGTATGTCGGCGATTTACAAGTCAGGGCCAGCAACTATTCAGAGCCTCTCAACGAGGCCGTGGGCTATGTCAGCTCCAAAGGAAAGTACGCTCTCCGCAGCATACCCTTGTCCGGGTACGTTGTGGTCAGCAAGCGGCTGAACGCACAGGAGCCATCCGAGGATGATAGCGGCGCCACCTtccctctgcctctgccaccACTCAAGTACAAGCTGCCCGTGAGGCATCCCTTCTTTGGAACGGACTACAAGAAGCGGATCGAGGTGCCGGAGGTGATTACCCAGAACCTGGGCAAGGCGGACAAAAAGAGCCTGGAGACGTCTTCCCGCTTGCGACGCACAGCCAACTTCTACACCATTCGGAGAAAAATGCTGACCAACAGCCAGACGTTGCAGGAGAAGGAGCTCGATGTACGGCAGTCGGTGCTGACGGGCCTGACGCCTTCGTTCATGAAGACGCCGGCCAATCCGGCCAGCTACATGGATGCTGTGGACGAGGTGGCGATCAAGGTGGAGCCGGTGGATAGCGAAGAGACTCCGGCCAAGAAGCGAAAGAAGGCGAAAAGCAACGGGCATGTTGAGGAGATTAAAATCAAGGAGGAACCTGTATCCCCCAAAAAGAAGCAGAAGCGGAAAGCCAACGGCGAGGTTGTGACCAATGGATCAGCCACAGTTCTGGAGGAGATTTCCATCAAGGAGGAGCCCGTGGACTCTCCGCCCAAGAAGCGGAAGAAACGAAAGGAACAGGAAGCCAACTGA